Proteins encoded together in one Flavobacteriales bacterium window:
- a CDS encoding T9SS type A sorting domain-containing protein, whose amino-acid sequence MNRTFLLVPICTYVSAALAQPNLTLATQQPAAGQVFENLSSAALPPGNSGPNQTYDFTSAATSSGPGFTYVVPNTAPGASFFPAATACSDNDGLAYIFEQYTNQGAFLLGTEVAGLGRTVYGDPLQQLKFPLTFNTSWTDNYSASVDISGLTGTITGDQSAVADGYGTLQLPWGNVPDVLRVRVTRNETVVFAGNTTVAEFEFHYYLKSGIAVPVAQRVTQTTTGTGGTQVNESLNYLTEASMVVGLEETDAALPVRIAPVPASERLTVALSDAAIATVEVSDMAGRAVSVPAPLAGAREAVLDVSTWARGPYVLRILATDGRVAVRTIAVH is encoded by the coding sequence ATGAACCGGACATTCCTCCTCGTGCCGATCTGCACCTATGTTTCCGCAGCCCTGGCGCAGCCCAACCTGACCCTGGCCACCCAGCAGCCTGCGGCGGGCCAGGTCTTTGAGAACCTGAGCAGTGCCGCACTGCCACCGGGCAACAGCGGTCCGAACCAGACCTACGACTTCACTTCCGCCGCAACGAGCTCCGGCCCGGGCTTCACCTATGTGGTGCCCAATACCGCCCCCGGTGCATCCTTTTTCCCCGCAGCCACCGCCTGCTCGGATAACGATGGCCTGGCCTACATCTTCGAGCAATACACGAACCAAGGGGCTTTTCTGCTCGGGACGGAAGTTGCCGGTCTTGGACGGACGGTCTACGGTGACCCGCTCCAGCAGCTGAAGTTCCCGCTCACCTTCAACACGAGCTGGACGGACAACTACAGCGCCAGCGTGGACATCTCGGGGCTCACGGGCACCATCACGGGGGATCAGAGCGCGGTGGCCGATGGCTACGGGACCCTGCAACTCCCCTGGGGCAACGTGCCGGATGTGCTTCGTGTGCGCGTGACGCGGAACGAGACGGTGGTCTTCGCGGGCAACACCACGGTCGCGGAGTTCGAGTTCCACTACTACCTGAAGTCCGGGATCGCGGTGCCCGTGGCGCAACGCGTGACCCAGACCACCACCGGCACCGGTGGCACCCAGGTGAACGAGTCCCTGAACTACCTCACCGAGGCGTCCATGGTCGTGGGCCTGGAGGAGACCGATGCCGCCCTTCCTGTGCGCATCGCACCGGTGCCCGCGTCAGAGCGGCTTACCGTGGCCCTGTCCGATGCGGCGATCGCCACCGTGGAGGTGAGCGACATGGCCGGTCGTGCCGTGTCCGTTCCTGCTCCGCTGGCCGGAGCGCGGGAGGCGGTGCTCGATGTCAGTACATGGGCCCGTGGGCCCTACGTGCTGCGCATCCTGGCCACCGATGGCCGCGTGGCCGTGCGCACCATCGCGGTGCATTGA
- a CDS encoding VWA domain-containing protein, protein MPGHRFSKYIPPQDERSPFEKLLPLFLELLTHTSGEVEEALDWMDQLDKEHGFYTAEYGRKEFEDDLRKHGMIGRPTKGGKAPLTSKAEKLIRERALDQVFGKLKKVDRGNHALRRTGQGDEPTSERRSYRFGDRLEQVAMSDSIRNAQQRGLDDLHLSEDDLEVIETEHQSACATVLMIDISHSMILYGEDRITPAKKVAMALAELIKRRYPKDTLDIVVFGNDAWQVSLKDLPYLQVGPFHTNTVAGLELAMDILRRRKVRNRRIVMITDGKPSCIKKDGEYYMNSFGLDEFIVARTLDAAVRARKAGIPITTFMIARDSYLQRFIERFTEANQGRAFYTGLQGLADMVFRDHTTNRKAS, encoded by the coding sequence ATGCCCGGCCACCGCTTCTCGAAGTACATCCCGCCGCAGGACGAGCGTTCGCCCTTCGAGAAGCTGCTTCCGCTCTTCCTGGAGCTGCTCACGCACACGAGCGGCGAGGTGGAAGAGGCCTTGGATTGGATGGACCAGCTCGACAAGGAACACGGCTTCTACACAGCTGAGTATGGGCGCAAGGAGTTCGAGGACGACCTGCGCAAGCACGGCATGATCGGCAGGCCCACCAAGGGCGGCAAGGCCCCGCTCACCAGCAAGGCCGAGAAGCTCATCCGTGAGCGCGCGTTGGACCAGGTGTTCGGCAAGCTGAAGAAGGTGGACCGCGGCAACCACGCGCTCCGCCGCACAGGGCAGGGCGACGAGCCCACGAGCGAGCGGCGCAGCTATCGTTTCGGCGACCGCCTCGAGCAGGTGGCCATGAGCGACAGCATCCGCAACGCCCAGCAGCGGGGGCTGGATGACCTGCACCTGAGTGAGGACGACCTGGAGGTGATCGAGACCGAGCACCAGAGCGCCTGCGCCACCGTGCTCATGATCGACATCAGCCACAGCATGATCCTGTACGGAGAGGATCGCATCACACCGGCCAAAAAGGTGGCCATGGCGCTCGCCGAGCTCATCAAGCGGCGCTACCCCAAGGACACGCTGGACATCGTGGTGTTCGGCAACGACGCGTGGCAGGTGAGCCTGAAGGACCTGCCCTACCTGCAGGTGGGGCCCTTCCACACCAACACCGTGGCCGGGCTGGAGCTCGCGATGGACATCCTGCGCCGCCGCAAGGTCCGCAACCGCCGCATCGTGATGATCACCGACGGCAAGCCAAGCTGCATCAAGAAGGACGGCGAGTACTACATGAACAGCTTCGGGTTGGACGAGTTCATCGTGGCCCGCACGTTGGATGCGGCGGTCCGCGCGCGCAAGGCCGGCATCCCCATCACCACGTTCATGATCGCGCGCGACAGCTACCTGCAACGCTTCATCGAGCGCTTCACCGAGGCCAACCAGGGCCGTGCGTTCTACACCGGCCTGCAAGGCCTTGCGGACATGGTGTTCCGCGATCACACCACCAACCGAAAGGCGTCATGA
- a CDS encoding T9SS type A sorting domain-containing protein, with amino-acid sequence MKLVGHLLLLLGALAVEPSIGQPVLTVGNSVPTSGESFVELVGAAMDPGDAGAGVVWDFTAFVAQDTFGFSYSSPLSDSIGGCPLMSPPDLMGGHLMVGQDPLSVRVEPWFGYPIGTLPVISELAITLIPPMAFGDVVPSTHLLRLMDNGCQSFPVHRADTSVADAYGALHLPWGTYGPVLRIRTTSEAFAPGAAPLMAYRYYLLGTHHPMVTIAQGFPVYLDTTWTMRVLDPASIVGFVDHQRSGGAFRIWPQPVQDILHVSGPPGPSAQVIWEVLDASGRRLRQWSAIEGQEGVDVSFLSNGLYVLRVLGPDGARLTSTFIKNHP; translated from the coding sequence ATGAAGCTCGTTGGCCACCTCCTGCTCTTGCTGGGCGCACTTGCTGTTGAACCGTCGATCGGGCAACCCGTTCTCACGGTCGGGAACAGCGTGCCTACGTCGGGGGAGTCCTTCGTTGAACTGGTCGGTGCGGCCATGGATCCCGGCGATGCTGGTGCGGGCGTGGTCTGGGACTTCACCGCCTTTGTTGCCCAGGATACCTTCGGCTTCAGCTACTCGAGCCCACTGAGCGACTCCATTGGAGGGTGTCCGTTGATGTCACCCCCGGATCTGATGGGTGGCCACCTTATGGTCGGCCAAGACCCCTTGTCCGTCAGGGTGGAGCCCTGGTTCGGCTACCCCATAGGCACGCTGCCGGTCATCAGCGAACTGGCCATCACGCTGATCCCACCCATGGCCTTCGGCGACGTGGTGCCCAGCACGCACCTGCTCCGCCTGATGGACAACGGCTGTCAGAGCTTTCCCGTCCACCGTGCGGATACGAGCGTTGCAGATGCCTACGGGGCATTGCATCTTCCGTGGGGGACCTATGGCCCGGTGCTTCGCATACGTACCACCAGTGAAGCGTTCGCTCCAGGCGCTGCACCGTTGATGGCGTACCGTTATTATTTGCTGGGCACCCATCATCCGATGGTGACGATCGCTCAAGGATTCCCGGTGTATTTGGACACGACATGGACCATGCGCGTTCTTGATCCAGCCTCGATCGTCGGGTTCGTGGACCACCAACGCTCCGGTGGGGCGTTCCGGATCTGGCCGCAGCCAGTGCAGGACATCCTACACGTGAGCGGCCCACCCGGGCCATCAGCTCAGGTCATATGGGAGGTCCTGGATGCCAGCGGCCGACGGTTGCGGCAATGGAGCGCGATCGAGGGTCAGGAGGGCGTGGATGTCTCCTTTTTGTCGAACGGGCTTTACGTGCTCCGCGTTCTAGGCCCGGACGGCGCCCGTCTCACGTCCACGTTCATCAAGAACCACCCATGA
- a CDS encoding CPBP family intramembrane metalloprotease gives MSAARGTAHMVLLLSAVTLLVLGGIGVWLIASVQERELVEVIGLGHPWWRSLAIGAALGMITGTGAVLLLRQPLLRPVAMRYAALLGPLVPKRWHHVVLSLAAGVGEELLFRGGLQHWLGVPLTAFLFVALHGYLDPRDRRLTLYGLYLVVCMLAYGTVARAWGLLPAMVAHTMFDLLLLDRLRAWHRSGPDDRSAE, from the coding sequence ATGAGCGCAGCGCGCGGCACGGCGCACATGGTGCTGCTGCTGTCGGCCGTCACCCTGCTCGTGCTCGGAGGCATCGGGGTCTGGCTGATCGCATCAGTTCAGGAGCGCGAGCTCGTGGAGGTGATCGGCCTGGGGCACCCCTGGTGGCGTTCGCTTGCCATCGGCGCCGCGCTGGGCATGATCACGGGAACGGGGGCGGTCCTTCTGCTCCGTCAACCGCTCCTGCGTCCGGTGGCCATGCGCTATGCCGCTCTGCTGGGCCCACTGGTGCCGAAGCGATGGCATCATGTGGTGCTTTCCCTGGCGGCCGGGGTCGGAGAGGAACTGCTTTTCCGAGGAGGGCTGCAGCACTGGCTGGGCGTGCCGCTCACGGCCTTTCTGTTCGTGGCGCTCCATGGTTACCTGGACCCGCGCGACCGCCGGCTCACGCTCTATGGTCTGTACCTGGTGGTCTGTATGCTGGCCTACGGCACCGTGGCCCGGGCCTGGGGACTGCTGCCCGCGATGGTGGCGCACACCATGTTCGACCTGCTTCTGCTGGACCGGCTCCGGGCCTGGCACCGGAGCGGGCCCGACGATCGATCGGCCGAATGA
- a CDS encoding tetratricopeptide repeat protein, whose protein sequence is MRSLMVVMGVLGALVAGAQGRNENELGKVRRLLDQGKVYPALRRCDGLMTRDMAKAPVLLLRAEAHARVRSFPAALEDAQAAMAGGLDERGGLQAWFWTGMSWLGLQQGDSALHAFQRATPGPERDLRTAMALSLTGRCQEAISLYDALIAAQESTAALRERGACLAAAGDTARARADLDRAIALDPRDPVNWNSRGFHRWALHGDHERALADYAQAIKLNPNYTYAINNRGYSRLKLGQVDKARRDVLLAGRRNADNPYVDHNRGLIALAEGDSARACGAFRQAEAKGGTPLYGSELDDLLKTCPAPVRPDGTTAPGAPPSTPNAPTKAPERNAPGGRNAP, encoded by the coding sequence ATGCGGTCGCTGATGGTGGTCATGGGGGTCCTGGGCGCGCTTGTGGCGGGTGCGCAAGGAAGGAACGAGAACGAGCTCGGGAAGGTGCGTCGCCTGCTTGATCAAGGCAAGGTGTATCCGGCCCTTCGGCGCTGCGACGGCCTGATGACGCGCGACATGGCGAAGGCACCGGTGTTGCTGTTGCGCGCAGAGGCCCATGCGCGGGTGCGGTCCTTCCCGGCCGCGTTGGAGGATGCGCAAGCGGCAATGGCCGGCGGTCTGGATGAGCGCGGTGGCCTGCAGGCGTGGTTCTGGACCGGTATGTCCTGGCTGGGCCTGCAGCAGGGTGACAGCGCCCTGCACGCCTTTCAGCGCGCCACGCCCGGACCCGAACGGGACCTGCGCACGGCCATGGCGTTGTCCTTGACCGGGAGATGTCAGGAAGCGATCTCCCTGTATGACGCGCTCATCGCAGCGCAGGAGAGCACCGCGGCTTTGCGGGAGCGCGGCGCCTGCCTGGCCGCTGCGGGGGATACGGCACGTGCCCGGGCCGACCTGGACCGTGCCATCGCGTTGGACCCGCGCGACCCGGTGAACTGGAACAGCCGTGGCTTCCATCGTTGGGCCCTGCACGGCGACCATGAGCGCGCCCTCGCCGACTACGCGCAGGCCATCAAGTTGAACCCGAACTACACCTACGCCATCAACAACCGCGGCTACAGCCGGCTGAAGCTGGGGCAGGTGGACAAGGCCCGCCGCGACGTGCTGCTTGCCGGTCGCCGCAACGCGGATAACCCGTATGTGGACCACAACCGCGGGCTGATCGCCCTGGCGGAAGGCGACAGTGCGCGGGCCTGCGGGGCGTTCCGCCAGGCGGAGGCGAAGGGAGGCACACCGCTCTACGGCAGCGAGCTCGACGACCTGTTGAAGACCTGCCCGGCTCCGGTCCGACCGGACGGAACGACGGCCCCGGGCGCTCCGCCCAGCACCCCGAACGCACCCACCAAGGCCCCAGAGCGCAACGCCCCGGGCGGCCGCAACGCACCCTGA